DNA sequence from the Deltaproteobacteria bacterium HGW-Deltaproteobacteria-2 genome:
TTTGAAAAGGCGTTGAGCTATGGTTATGAAGGAGCACTTTTCTCAGATTTAAAATCTGCACTTTATGAACATCTCTCGGGCACAGACGCATTGCCGGTTGTTCAGAATTTTATTTTGGGAATAGGCAACCGCGAAATTCGGACAGAAGATTTAACACAACACCTTCGGGCAGCGACAAAAGGCAGGGTTGCTCAGGAACCCGTTTGGATAGGGCTCAAACTTTAGGAGAATTTCACCAGTTTTCAAACTGGTTATTCATGAAAGAAACTGAACAAAATTGGCACAGTTTCTTCTTCCCCCTTTTTAAAAGGGGGATTGAGGGGGATTTTTAATCGGTGCAATCCCGTAAAAATCTCCCCTAACCCCTCTTTACAAAAGAGGAGAATTCAATACATGCCACCAACGAAACCCTTGCTGGCATTAAAGTTTCTTGGAGAATCAATGCAGGCGAAGACTACAATTTTAAGTTTACCGACAGAAGAATTTGTCCATCCGGGAACAAGAGCATGTACCGGCTGCGCCCTGGCCATCGCCTACAGGATAGGCCTCAAGGCTCTGGGGAAAGACACGATCCTTGTTGTGCCGCCGAGTTGTCTTACGGTCCTTCAGGGGCTCTTTCCGATTGCCTCGACAAAGCTTCCCTGCCTGAATGTAACCTTTGCCTCCACAGCCGCTGCAGCCACAGGAGTTTTGGCCACACTGAAGGTACAGGGCAAGGATAAGATTAAGGTAGCCGCATGGGCAGGCGATGGCGGAACGAGCGACATCGGTTTGCAGGCTTTATCGGGCGCGGCAGAACGTGGCGATAACTTTATCTACCTTTGCTACGATAATGAAGGGTATATGAACACCGGTGTTCAACGTTCAGGCACAACCCCTATCGGCGCCATAACCGCAAACACGCCTTTTCAGGGGAAGCTGCAACAGAAAAAGGATGTACCGGCAATCATGGCAGCACATAACTTAAGCTATGTTGCCACTTGCTCTGCCGCCTACCCCCTGGACCTTTTCGACAAGATAAGAAAATGCGTTGATATGCCGGGCACCAAATACATTCACATCCATATTCCCTGCCCGCCGGGATGGGGATATGACCCTCGATATGGAGTCAAGATCGGCCGGCTTGCCGTGGAAACCGGATATTATGATCTCTATGAAATAGTCCATGGTGAGTTCAAACTGACTGCAGCGTCCGAAAAGCTGGTGGAAAAACGCAAGCTGATACCGGTG
Encoded proteins:
- a CDS encoding 2-ketoisovalerate ferredoxin oxidoreductase (catalyzes the coenzyme A-dependent oxidation of 3-methyl-2-oxobutanoate coupled to the reduction of ferredoxin producing S-(2-methylpropanoyl)-CoA), yielding MQAKTTILSLPTEEFVHPGTRACTGCALAIAYRIGLKALGKDTILVVPPSCLTVLQGLFPIASTKLPCLNVTFASTAAAATGVLATLKVQGKDKIKVAAWAGDGGTSDIGLQALSGAAERGDNFIYLCYDNEGYMNTGVQRSGTTPIGAITANTPFQGKLQQKKDVPAIMAAHNLSYVATCSAAYPLDLFDKIRKCVDMPGTKYIHIHIPCPPGWGYDPRYGVKIGRLAVETGYYDLYEIVHGEFKLTAASEKLVEKRKLIPVREYFRTQSRFKIITDAQIADIQKQIEAKWANYYKQDE